From one Streptomyces sp. Q6 genomic stretch:
- a CDS encoding 4'-phosphopantetheinyl transferase family protein — protein MIRELLPPWACAAESFGDVQGVRLHAEEEAAVARAVPARRREFATVRHCARTALRQLGFAEQPLVPGAHGAPGWPDGVVGSMTHCAGYRAAAVCRDGDAAGIGIDAEPDAPLPAGVLDAVALPEERAHVSRLGRGPGSDVSWDRLLFSAKEALYKAWFPLAHRPLGFSSASVVFDPEDHTFQARVRVPGPVVADREISVFRGRWAQGAGLLVTAVVVPRR, from the coding sequence ATGATCCGGGAGTTGCTGCCCCCGTGGGCCTGTGCCGCGGAGTCGTTCGGTGACGTTCAGGGCGTCCGGCTGCATGCGGAGGAGGAGGCCGCCGTCGCACGGGCGGTGCCCGCCCGGCGGAGGGAGTTCGCGACGGTGCGGCACTGCGCCCGGACCGCCCTGCGCCAACTCGGCTTCGCCGAACAGCCGTTGGTGCCCGGTGCGCACGGTGCGCCCGGCTGGCCGGACGGTGTCGTCGGCAGCATGACGCACTGTGCCGGATATCGCGCCGCGGCGGTCTGCCGGGACGGCGACGCGGCCGGGATCGGGATCGACGCCGAACCCGACGCACCGCTGCCCGCCGGAGTCCTCGACGCGGTGGCGCTGCCCGAGGAGCGCGCACACGTGAGCCGGCTGGGGCGCGGGCCGGGCTCCGACGTGAGCTGGGACCGGCTCCTGTTCAGCGCCAAGGAGGCGCTCTACAAGGCGTGGTTCCCGCTGGCGCACCGCCCGCTCGGGTTCTCCTCGGCATCGGTGGTGTTCGACCCGGAGGACCACACGTTCCAAGCCCGGGTGCGGGTGCCGGGCCCGGTCGTCGCGGACCGGGAGATCAGCGTGTTCCGGGGGCGGTGGGCTCAGGGCGCCGGACTGCTCGTCACGGCCGTCGTCGTGCCCCGGCGGTGA
- a CDS encoding 3-hydroxyacyl-CoA dehydrogenase NAD-binding domain-containing protein: MSVERQRTAAVIGTGTIALGWIALFAARGLDVRVSSTRSDAEAHVRAELVRYAATLPEGPLDPEELFARLEFTASVDAAVEGADVVQENALEDLALKQKLFARIAAAAPRDALLLSSTSTLLPDDLGAELPTPGRVVVGHPFNPPHIVPLVEVVASERAEPGLVDRAVGFYRELGKTPVVLRRAVPGFVANRLQSALLRESIHLVREGVVTVDELDAVVTASIGSRWAVVGPFQAFHLGGGAGGLRHWFAHLGDGLERSWDGLGRPPVDADTVALLLEQAEASFGQESYDALATRRDQGQNAVIAALTELS, from the coding sequence GTGAGCGTGGAACGACAGCGGACCGCGGCGGTGATCGGCACCGGCACCATCGCACTCGGGTGGATCGCCCTGTTCGCCGCGCGCGGACTGGACGTACGGGTGAGCAGCACCCGGTCGGACGCCGAGGCGCATGTGCGGGCGGAACTGGTGCGGTACGCGGCCACCCTGCCCGAAGGGCCGCTGGATCCCGAGGAGTTGTTCGCCCGCCTGGAGTTCACGGCGAGCGTCGACGCGGCCGTCGAGGGCGCCGACGTCGTGCAGGAGAACGCCCTGGAGGACCTCGCCCTCAAGCAGAAGCTGTTCGCCCGGATCGCCGCCGCCGCCCCGCGGGACGCGCTGCTGCTCTCCTCCACCTCCACCCTGCTGCCCGACGACCTCGGAGCCGAACTCCCCACGCCCGGCCGGGTCGTCGTCGGGCACCCGTTCAACCCGCCGCACATCGTGCCCCTGGTCGAGGTCGTCGCCTCCGAGCGGGCGGAACCCGGCCTGGTCGACCGGGCCGTCGGCTTCTACCGGGAGCTCGGCAAGACCCCGGTGGTGCTGCGCCGAGCCGTCCCCGGGTTCGTGGCCAACCGGCTCCAGTCAGCGCTGCTGCGCGAGAGCATCCACCTGGTGCGCGAGGGCGTGGTCACCGTCGACGAACTGGACGCCGTGGTCACCGCGTCGATCGGGTCGCGCTGGGCCGTGGTCGGCCCCTTCCAGGCGTTCCACCTGGGCGGCGGCGCGGGCGGGCTGCGGCACTGGTTCGCCCACCTGGGAGACGGCCTCGAACGCAGCTGGGACGGCCTGGGCCGGCCGCCCGTCGACGCGGACACCGTCGCGCTGCTCCTGGAGCAGGCCGAGGCATCCTTCGGCCAGGAGTCCTACGACGCACTCGCCACCCGGCGCGACCAGGGCCAGAACGCCGTCATCGCCGCGCTCACGGAGCTGTCGTGA
- a CDS encoding DUF1684 domain-containing protein, with the protein MTAGPTAEAAGFLASWQEWRTARLAQLREPYGILSPVALHWLDAKAQRFDDVPGSWQADDSGVRVRAAADEGLRVDGVVVDGDRTVRQGGVVPPHGGAVQVTFRDLRVDVLGFEDADRPRRIRWAIRVRSPQAPTLLRFTDVPVHPPRPEWVTRAVYEPYKHPRRIVLDTALDTVRREFTLSGRLRFTLAGRDLTLEPYGGRDGVLNIPFRDLTSGATSYGAARVLYACRPEGDLLDGRSVVLDFNRAINPPCAFTPFATCALPPTGNTLPIAVEAGELAPYG; encoded by the coding sequence GTGACGGCCGGGCCGACGGCCGAGGCAGCCGGCTTCCTGGCCTCCTGGCAGGAGTGGCGGACCGCCCGGCTCGCGCAACTGCGGGAGCCGTACGGGATCCTCTCCCCGGTCGCCCTGCACTGGCTCGACGCCAAGGCGCAGCGGTTCGACGACGTCCCCGGCAGCTGGCAGGCCGACGACTCCGGCGTACGGGTGCGGGCCGCCGCCGACGAAGGGCTGCGCGTCGACGGGGTCGTCGTCGACGGCGACCGGACCGTACGGCAGGGCGGCGTCGTCCCGCCCCACGGCGGCGCGGTCCAGGTCACCTTCCGCGACCTGCGCGTCGACGTGCTCGGCTTCGAGGACGCGGACCGCCCCCGGCGGATCCGCTGGGCGATCAGGGTCCGCTCGCCCCAGGCACCCACGCTGCTCCGGTTCACCGACGTGCCCGTCCACCCGCCGCGCCCCGAGTGGGTGACCCGCGCGGTCTACGAGCCGTACAAGCACCCGCGTCGCATCGTCCTGGACACCGCGCTCGACACGGTCCGACGGGAGTTCACCCTCTCGGGGCGGCTGCGCTTCACCCTCGCGGGACGCGATCTGACCCTGGAGCCCTACGGCGGCAGGGACGGCGTCCTCAACATTCCCTTCCGGGACCTGACCAGCGGGGCGACCTCGTACGGCGCCGCCCGCGTGCTCTACGCCTGTCGGCCCGAAGGTGATCTGCTCGACGGACGGAGCGTCGTCCTCGACTTCAACCGCGCCATCAACCCGCCCTGTGCGTTCACCCCGTTCGCCACCTGCGCCCTGCCGCCCACGGGCAACACCCTGCCGATCGCCGTCGAGGCGGGGGAGCTCGCCCCGTACGGCTGA
- a CDS encoding ABC transporter ATP-binding protein, with protein sequence MTTVTGEPVLDVRGLTVSYGAEPALRGVDLTVGAGEVVAVVGESGSGKSTLAHALIGLLPPGGRIGSGRALVAGRDTAALSERELRELRGAVVGFVPQDPTASLDPVQRVGAQVAEALRVHARAGRDLARRRAVELMAEAGLDDPERCARAYPHELSGGQRQRALVAAALACRPKLLIADEPTSALDVTVQRRILDRLGELVAERGIGVLFITHDLAVAAGRADRIAVMSGGRIVECGPAREVLERPRHAYTARLVAAARRAPGPAHHRPSGDPAAPLLVVDAVTKEYGRRHRAVDGVSFTVGHGEVFGLVGESGSGKSTTARLVTGLDRPHSGSVRLSVERPGDRPQLVQQSPYAALDPRWSVRRSVEEPLRAQGIGDRRARRIRVAELFDQVALSHTLLDRRPAELSGGQRQRVAIARALAPGPSLLVCDEPVSALDVSVQARILELLARLRTELGLAVLLISHDLGVVREWCDRVAVMRAGRLVEQGPARQVLVAPAHPYTRELVDAAPVLGEGQPWAS encoded by the coding sequence ATGACCACGGTGACCGGTGAACCGGTGCTCGACGTACGGGGGCTGACCGTCTCCTACGGTGCCGAACCCGCCCTGCGAGGCGTGGATCTGACGGTCGGCGCGGGGGAGGTCGTCGCCGTCGTCGGTGAATCGGGCTCGGGCAAGAGCACGCTCGCGCACGCCCTGATCGGACTGCTCCCGCCCGGCGGCCGGATCGGCTCCGGGCGAGCGCTCGTCGCGGGCCGGGACACGGCGGCCCTGTCGGAGCGGGAGCTGCGCGAACTGCGCGGCGCCGTGGTGGGGTTCGTGCCGCAGGACCCGACGGCTTCCCTCGACCCGGTCCAGCGGGTCGGCGCCCAGGTCGCGGAGGCGCTGCGCGTCCACGCACGCGCCGGGCGGGACCTCGCCCGGCGGCGGGCCGTGGAACTGATGGCCGAGGCGGGCCTGGACGACCCGGAGCGCTGCGCCCGCGCCTACCCGCACGAACTCTCCGGCGGACAGCGGCAGCGCGCCCTCGTCGCGGCCGCCCTCGCCTGCCGGCCCAAGCTGCTCATCGCCGACGAGCCCACGAGCGCCCTCGACGTCACCGTGCAGCGCCGCATCCTGGACCGCCTCGGCGAACTGGTGGCCGAACGGGGCATCGGGGTCCTGTTCATCACCCACGACCTGGCCGTCGCCGCCGGGCGCGCCGACCGGATCGCGGTGATGTCGGGCGGCCGGATCGTCGAGTGCGGCCCCGCCCGTGAGGTCCTGGAACGGCCCCGGCACGCCTACACCGCGCGCCTCGTCGCGGCCGCACGCCGCGCCCCGGGACCGGCGCACCACCGCCCGTCCGGCGACCCGGCCGCGCCGCTGCTGGTCGTCGACGCCGTGACCAAGGAGTACGGGCGGCGGCACCGAGCGGTCGACGGGGTGTCGTTCACCGTCGGGCACGGCGAGGTCTTCGGTCTCGTGGGGGAGTCGGGCAGCGGGAAGTCCACCACCGCCCGGCTGGTGACCGGCCTCGACCGGCCCCATTCGGGATCCGTCCGCCTGTCGGTGGAACGGCCGGGCGACCGCCCGCAACTGGTGCAGCAGAGTCCCTACGCCGCACTGGACCCGCGCTGGAGCGTGCGCAGAAGCGTGGAGGAACCGCTGCGCGCCCAGGGGATCGGGGACCGACGCGCACGGCGGATCCGGGTGGCGGAACTCTTCGACCAGGTGGCGCTGAGCCACACGCTCCTCGATCGCCGTCCCGCCGAACTCTCCGGCGGACAGCGGCAGCGGGTGGCCATCGCCCGCGCCCTCGCCCCCGGGCCGAGCCTGCTCGTCTGCGACGAACCGGTCTCCGCCCTCGACGTCTCCGTGCAGGCCCGCATCCTGGAGCTGCTCGCCAGGCTGCGCACGGAACTCGGGCTCGCCGTGCTGCTCATCTCGCACGATCTGGGCGTGGTGCGGGAGTGGTGCGACCGCGTGGCGGTGATGCGGGCGGGCCGCCTCGTCGAACAGGGCCCGGCGCGGCAGGTGCTGGTCGCCCCCGCGCACCCGTACACGCGAGAACTCGTCGACGCGGCGCCCGTGCTGGGCGAAGGTCAGCCCTGGGCGTCGTGA
- a CDS encoding ABC transporter permease: MTAVVDQEVAAPAAAPRSRRVPVVLRRPGLVLSLLVLLLVLLWAVRPAWFAGHDPFAADPLRRLLPPSGGHWFGTDHLGRDVFARVVYGTSASLRAALLAVAVGLLAGTVLGAVAGTVGGWLDGVVMRLVDVLLALPGLLLSLAVVSALGFGTVQVAVAVGVSGVAGIARVARAEVLRVRSADYVAAARLAGVRPAAVLLRHILPNAAAPVLVLAALEFGTAVLNVAALDFLGFGAPPPEPEWGALIAAGRDYLATAWWLTTLPGLVLAGVILAANRAGRALEREERDDHGDR; this comes from the coding sequence ATGACAGCTGTCGTCGACCAAGAGGTGGCGGCGCCCGCGGCCGCACCCCGGAGCCGACGGGTGCCGGTGGTGCTGCGCAGACCCGGCCTCGTCCTGTCGCTGCTCGTCCTGCTCCTCGTGCTGCTGTGGGCGGTGCGCCCGGCCTGGTTCGCCGGACACGACCCGTTCGCGGCCGATCCACTGCGCCGCCTGCTGCCGCCGAGCGGCGGGCACTGGTTCGGGACCGACCATCTCGGCCGGGACGTCTTCGCGCGCGTGGTGTACGGGACCAGCGCCTCGCTGCGGGCCGCGCTGCTGGCCGTCGCGGTCGGCCTGCTGGCCGGGACGGTGCTGGGCGCGGTCGCGGGGACGGTGGGCGGATGGCTCGACGGCGTGGTGATGCGGCTGGTCGACGTCCTGCTCGCCCTGCCGGGCCTGCTGCTCTCCCTGGCCGTCGTCTCGGCCCTCGGCTTCGGCACCGTCCAGGTGGCGGTGGCGGTCGGGGTGAGCGGCGTGGCGGGCATCGCCCGGGTGGCGCGGGCCGAGGTGCTGCGCGTACGGTCCGCCGACTACGTGGCGGCGGCGCGCCTGGCCGGGGTGCGTCCGGCCGCCGTCCTGCTGCGGCACATCCTGCCCAACGCGGCCGCCCCCGTCCTGGTCCTCGCGGCACTGGAGTTCGGTACGGCCGTGCTGAACGTGGCCGCGCTCGACTTCCTGGGCTTCGGCGCACCGCCGCCCGAGCCGGAGTGGGGCGCGCTGATCGCGGCGGGCCGTGACTATCTCGCCACGGCCTGGTGGCTGACGACACTGCCGGGCCTGGTCCTCGCCGGCGTGATCCTCGCGGCGAACCGGGCGGGCCGGGCGCTGGAACGGGAGGAGAGGGATGACCACGGTGACCGGTGA
- a CDS encoding ABC transporter substrate-binding protein produces the protein MHPHPRSTAVALALVLAAGASACSGATSDAGYSGPPRSGGTLRLALDFDPVCLDPQQSALGQSLNIGRQVVDSLTDQDPRTGRLVPWLATSWTTDAKATRFTFRLRDGATFSDGGAVDATAVKKNLDALHDLGAASSRGAVYLSGYRRTVVEDAHTATVVFDRPNAQFLRATSTTSLGLLSPKTLTRTPQERCRGEIAGSGPFTVGAYRPNTSVTLARRSGYHWGSTRWRHEGGAYLKRVEYRIVPESTTRSGSLSAGRLDAVTPVAPQDAERFTQGDFRLLTRTDPGVVLSLYVNAERPELRDVRVRRALQKGIDRTAVATAFLGSADAAATGVLSSTTPGYRDLTADLAHDAAGAERLLDDAGWHKGGDGVRTRNGKRLVVDAIFVRQQSLELVQQQYKEIGVELRLRQLTINQFPQTLKSKDYDLTLQNAGRADPDVLTTVFADQSPVAAPDLRDRLHAASASPDEKTRTADFTAVQSALVRDGFVLPVSETRTTVAYTHRVRGLRLDASNRLSLYDTWLA, from the coding sequence ATGCACCCGCACCCCCGTTCCACCGCCGTGGCTCTCGCCCTGGTCCTCGCCGCGGGCGCGAGCGCCTGTTCGGGAGCCACGAGCGACGCCGGATACTCCGGGCCGCCCCGGTCCGGCGGCACCTTGCGACTCGCCCTGGACTTCGACCCCGTCTGCCTCGATCCGCAGCAGTCCGCGCTCGGCCAGAGCCTCAACATCGGCCGTCAGGTGGTGGATTCACTCACCGACCAGGATCCGAGGACGGGCCGGCTCGTGCCGTGGCTCGCGACGTCCTGGACCACCGACGCCAAGGCCACGCGCTTCACCTTCCGGCTGCGCGACGGCGCCACCTTCAGCGACGGCGGAGCCGTCGACGCGACCGCGGTCAAGAAGAACCTCGACGCCCTCCACGACCTCGGCGCCGCGTCCTCGCGCGGAGCCGTCTACCTGTCCGGGTACCGCAGGACCGTCGTCGAGGACGCGCACACGGCGACCGTGGTCTTCGACCGGCCCAACGCCCAGTTCCTCAGGGCGACCTCGACCACCTCGCTCGGACTGCTCTCGCCCAAGACCCTGACCCGCACGCCCCAGGAACGCTGCCGGGGCGAGATCGCCGGATCCGGGCCCTTCACCGTCGGCGCCTACCGCCCCAACACCTCGGTCACCCTCGCCCGCAGGAGCGGCTACCACTGGGGCTCGACGCGCTGGCGGCACGAGGGCGGCGCCTACCTCAAGCGGGTCGAGTACCGGATCGTGCCGGAGAGCACGACCCGCTCCGGCAGCCTCTCCGCCGGACGGCTCGACGCCGTCACACCCGTCGCCCCGCAGGACGCCGAGCGGTTCACCCAGGGCGACTTCCGGCTCCTGACACGGACCGACCCCGGTGTCGTCCTGAGTCTCTACGTGAATGCCGAGCGCCCGGAGCTGCGTGACGTCCGCGTGCGGCGCGCACTCCAGAAGGGCATCGACCGCACCGCCGTCGCCACCGCCTTCCTCGGCTCCGCGGACGCGGCCGCCACCGGCGTGCTCTCCTCCACCACCCCCGGCTACCGCGACCTCACCGCGGACCTCGCCCACGACGCGGCCGGCGCCGAGCGGCTCCTCGACGACGCGGGGTGGCACAAGGGCGGCGACGGCGTCCGCACCAGGAACGGCAAGCGCCTGGTCGTGGACGCGATCTTCGTACGGCAGCAGAGCCTGGAGCTGGTCCAGCAGCAGTACAAGGAGATCGGCGTGGAACTGAGACTGCGCCAGCTGACCATCAACCAGTTCCCGCAGACCCTGAAGTCCAAGGACTACGACCTCACCCTCCAGAACGCCGGCCGGGCCGACCCCGACGTCCTCACTACCGTCTTCGCCGACCAGAGCCCCGTCGCCGCACCAGACCTCAGGGACCGGCTGCACGCGGCGTCGGCGTCCCCCGACGAGAAGACCCGCACCGCCGACTTCACCGCCGTCCAGAGCGCTCTCGTACGGGACGGCTTCGTGCTGCCGGTCAGCGAGACCCGCACGACCGTGGCGTACACCCACCGCGTGCGAGGGCTGCGGCTCGACGCCTCGAACCGGCTCTCGCTGTACGACACCTGGCTGGCCTGA
- a CDS encoding MFS transporter has product MTAHVTETVGTPRSSAPPRLGLVLAVCCLAQFLVTLSVAVVNVALPAIQSSLHFSASSLQWVVNAYTITFAGFLLLGGRIADLFGRRRVFLTGIVLFTLASLVGGISQNAGTLVTARAVQGLAAAVIAPTTLAVLGTTFTDPHQRHKAFGAWGAVSGAGGAFGALAGGVLTDWLSWRWILFVNIPLGVVLFAGVAWVITELRHEGSGKRLDVPGALAVTAGLVVLVFGIVQSGPHGWDSARTLVPLVAGLLLLGAFVVIEARVAAEPLMPLDIFRSRSVTAANVVAATSGAALFSMFYFLTLFLHQVRDYSPLRTGFAYLPLAVSIMVAAQFSAPLVRRVGARTTLVAGMTLTAGGLLWLAAIDEHATFAAALLGPTIVLGAGQGISMSASAIAGVAGVPPHQAGLASGLLNATRQLGGALGLAVLAAVATTRVNGLLDGVRPTADLVRHAYASGYALAFAVGAGIAAVGVVAAFAAPGKPRD; this is encoded by the coding sequence ATGACCGCTCACGTCACCGAAACCGTCGGGACCCCCCGCTCCTCGGCACCGCCCCGGCTCGGGCTCGTCCTGGCCGTCTGCTGCCTGGCCCAGTTCCTGGTCACGCTCAGCGTCGCCGTCGTCAACGTCGCCCTGCCGGCCATCCAGAGCAGCCTGCACTTCAGCGCGAGCAGCCTCCAGTGGGTCGTGAACGCCTACACCATCACCTTCGCCGGGTTCCTGCTGCTCGGCGGCCGGATCGCCGACCTCTTCGGCCGCCGCCGCGTGTTCCTGACCGGCATCGTGCTCTTCACCCTCGCCAGCCTGGTCGGCGGCATCAGCCAGAACGCCGGTACGCTGGTCACCGCCCGTGCCGTCCAGGGCCTGGCCGCCGCCGTGATCGCGCCGACCACCCTCGCCGTCCTCGGCACCACGTTCACCGACCCGCACCAGCGCCACAAGGCGTTCGGGGCCTGGGGCGCGGTGTCCGGAGCGGGCGGCGCCTTCGGAGCGCTGGCCGGCGGCGTCCTCACCGACTGGCTCTCCTGGCGCTGGATCCTGTTCGTCAACATCCCCCTCGGCGTGGTCCTGTTCGCCGGGGTCGCCTGGGTCATCACCGAGCTGCGCCACGAGGGTTCGGGCAAGCGGCTCGACGTGCCCGGCGCGCTCGCGGTCACCGCGGGTCTCGTCGTCCTCGTCTTCGGCATCGTGCAGAGCGGACCGCACGGCTGGGACTCCGCCCGCACCCTGGTCCCGCTCGTCGCCGGACTGCTCCTCCTCGGCGCCTTCGTGGTCATCGAGGCACGGGTCGCGGCGGAGCCGCTGATGCCGCTCGACATCTTCCGCTCCCGGTCCGTCACCGCCGCCAACGTGGTCGCGGCGACCAGCGGCGCCGCCCTGTTCAGCATGTTCTACTTCCTCACGCTCTTCCTGCATCAGGTGCGTGACTACAGCCCCCTGCGCACCGGCTTCGCGTATCTGCCGCTGGCCGTCTCGATCATGGTCGCGGCGCAGTTCTCCGCTCCGCTGGTCCGCAGGGTCGGCGCACGGACCACGCTCGTGGCCGGAATGACGCTGACCGCCGGCGGGCTGCTCTGGCTCGCCGCGATCGACGAGCACGCCACCTTCGCGGCCGCGCTCCTCGGCCCCACGATCGTGCTCGGCGCCGGACAGGGCATCTCGATGTCGGCCTCCGCCATCGCCGGCGTCGCCGGGGTGCCGCCGCACCAGGCCGGTCTGGCCTCCGGACTCCTCAACGCCACACGGCAGTTGGGCGGCGCGCTCGGGCTCGCCGTACTCGCCGCGGTGGCCACCACCCGGGTCAACGGGCTGCTGGACGGGGTGCGGCCGACGGCCGACCTCGTGCGCCATGCCTACGCGTCGGGATACGCGCTGGCCTTCGCCGTCGGGGCGGGGATCGCGGCGGTCGGTGTCGTCGCCGCCTTCGCGGCTCCCGGAAAACCCCGAGACTGA
- a CDS encoding ABC transporter permease, with product MARAVFVRYLARRLARVVLVVWAAYTLSFAVLYLLPSDPVETMLAGESGADAAAVDPAQVAALRHRLGFDRSAAEQYVSSLGRALHGDLGLSVRSGASVGRTLWEALPPTLAVAALALPLAATVAICLAVGGSWPRSAPLRRLAGSLPALGAGLPSFWIGLLLMQWISFRWGLLPATGGQGLEGALLPAVTLALPVGCVLAQVLGRGMRHALAQPYADAARARGVGRARLHLAHALRNASVPVLALLGVISGQLLSGAVLVETVFARDGLGRVAVEAVTDQDLPLVQGVVVLTAAFTATASLLVDLVVPLLDPRAAAAGTGVKQG from the coding sequence ATGGCCCGTGCCGTGTTCGTCCGCTACCTGGCGCGCCGTCTCGCCCGGGTCGTCCTCGTCGTGTGGGCCGCGTACACGCTCTCGTTCGCCGTGCTGTACCTGCTGCCGAGCGACCCCGTGGAGACGATGCTCGCGGGGGAGTCCGGCGCGGACGCCGCGGCGGTCGACCCCGCGCAGGTCGCCGCGCTGCGGCACCGGCTCGGGTTCGACCGGTCGGCCGCCGAACAGTACGTCTCGTCGCTCGGCCGTGCCCTCCACGGCGACCTGGGGCTCTCGGTCCGCAGCGGCGCGTCGGTCGGCCGGACCCTCTGGGAGGCGCTCCCGCCGACGCTCGCCGTCGCCGCCCTGGCCCTGCCGCTCGCCGCCACCGTCGCCATCTGCCTCGCCGTGGGCGGGAGTTGGCCGCGTTCGGCGCCGCTGCGCAGACTCGCCGGTTCGCTGCCCGCGCTCGGGGCGGGCCTGCCGAGCTTCTGGATCGGCCTGCTGCTCATGCAGTGGATCTCCTTCCGCTGGGGACTGCTCCCCGCGACCGGGGGCCAGGGGCTCGAAGGGGCGCTGCTTCCGGCCGTGACCCTGGCGCTGCCCGTCGGCTGCGTCCTCGCCCAGGTCCTCGGCCGTGGCATGCGGCACGCCCTGGCCCAGCCGTACGCCGACGCGGCGCGCGCCCGCGGCGTGGGCAGGGCCCGGCTGCACCTGGCGCACGCCCTGCGCAACGCGTCGGTCCCGGTGCTCGCGCTGCTCGGCGTGATCAGCGGACAACTGCTGTCGGGTGCCGTGCTGGTCGAGACGGTGTTCGCCCGCGACGGACTGGGGCGGGTCGCGGTGGAGGCGGTCACCGACCAGGACCTGCCCCTGGTGCAGGGCGTCGTCGTCCTGACCGCCGCGTTCACCGCGACGGCGAGCCTCCTGGTGGACCTGGTGGTGCCGCTGCTCGATCCGCGGGCGGCCGCGGCCGGAACGGGGGTGAAGCAGGGATGA
- a CDS encoding DsbA family oxidoreductase — protein MNEITVEIWSDVICPWCFIGKRKFEAALAGFEHRDSVRVRWRSFELDPTTPKDIDETIAQRMLRRQGIPPEQAAQLLAGVTATAAAEGLEYHLDRARPVNTFDAHRVVHLAADRGLAEPFQERLMRAYTAEGASLADRDTLVRLGAEAGLDAEDVGKTLDGDDYAAAVRADEDRALQLGVSAVPSFVFAETYVTSGAQPVETLTDLLRRSTVAR, from the coding sequence GTGAACGAGATCACAGTGGAGATCTGGTCCGACGTCATCTGCCCCTGGTGCTTCATCGGGAAGCGGAAGTTCGAAGCAGCCCTCGCGGGCTTCGAACACCGCGACTCGGTGCGCGTGCGGTGGCGGAGCTTCGAACTCGATCCGACCACTCCGAAGGACATCGACGAGACCATCGCCCAGCGCATGCTGCGCCGCCAGGGCATCCCCCCGGAACAAGCGGCCCAGCTGCTGGCCGGCGTCACCGCGACCGCCGCCGCCGAGGGCCTCGAGTACCACCTGGACCGGGCGCGTCCGGTGAACACCTTCGACGCGCACCGCGTCGTGCACCTCGCCGCCGACCGCGGCCTCGCCGAGCCGTTCCAGGAGCGGTTGATGCGCGCCTACACCGCCGAGGGCGCCTCGCTCGCCGACCGCGACACGCTCGTACGGCTCGGCGCGGAGGCGGGCCTCGACGCCGAGGACGTGGGCAAGACGCTCGACGGCGACGACTACGCGGCCGCCGTGCGCGCGGACGAGGACCGCGCCCTTCAGCTGGGCGTGTCCGCCGTTCCGTCCTTCGTCTTCGCCGAGACGTACGTGACGTCGGGCGCCCAGCCCGTCGAGACCCTCACCGACCTCCTGCGAAGGAGCACTGTCGCCCGATGA
- a CDS encoding helix-turn-helix domain-containing protein produces MDVGVQAARKGLDPASDVFNSDCPGRTVLDHVTSRWGVLILASLREGPLRFYELRDRIGGISEKMLSQNLRVLGRDGLVAREVEPTLPPKVSYRLTPLGSGLAGPLQGLLDWVAGHTHDIVAAQRDHDAQG; encoded by the coding sequence ATGGACGTAGGAGTGCAGGCAGCGCGCAAGGGGCTCGACCCGGCAAGTGACGTATTCAACAGCGACTGCCCGGGTCGCACGGTCCTCGACCACGTCACCAGCCGCTGGGGGGTGCTCATCCTCGCCTCGCTGCGCGAGGGGCCGCTGCGCTTCTACGAGCTGCGGGACCGCATCGGCGGCATCAGCGAGAAGATGCTCTCCCAGAACCTACGGGTGCTCGGCCGGGACGGCCTGGTGGCCCGCGAGGTGGAGCCCACCCTGCCGCCCAAGGTGTCCTATCGCCTGACGCCGCTGGGCAGCGGTCTCGCCGGACCGTTGCAGGGCCTCCTCGACTGGGTCGCCGGCCACACGCACGACATCGTGGCGGCGCAGCGGGATCACGACGCCCAGGGCTGA